One stretch of Akkermansia massiliensis DNA includes these proteins:
- a CDS encoding TatD family hydrolase, which yields MAFIEPHIHMVCRTTDEYRAMAQAGCLAVGEPAFWAGYDRSSADGFRDYFVQLTECEPARAAKFGMDHYTWLCINPKEAQDVAFAREVMKLIPEFIDRPNVLGIGEIGLNRNTSHEMTIFEEHLDMAIRLNQLVLIHTPHLEDKLKGTRMILSALKNRPELDPGRVLVDHCEEHTFPLVKEAGYWAGLTLYPTSKLNPKRAADILELYGMDRVWANSAADWGDSDPLALTALACELYKRGFSRQEAEKLLLGNPEAFMGQSPKFRKVSSV from the coding sequence ATGGCTTTCATAGAACCTCATATACACATGGTGTGCCGCACCACGGACGAATACCGGGCCATGGCGCAGGCAGGCTGCCTGGCGGTAGGAGAACCGGCGTTCTGGGCCGGCTATGACCGTTCCTCCGCGGACGGTTTCCGGGATTACTTCGTGCAGCTTACGGAATGCGAACCGGCCAGGGCGGCCAAGTTCGGCATGGACCATTACACGTGGCTGTGCATCAACCCTAAGGAGGCGCAGGATGTGGCCTTTGCCCGGGAAGTGATGAAGCTCATCCCGGAATTTATTGACCGTCCGAATGTCCTCGGCATCGGGGAGATCGGGCTGAACCGGAATACCTCCCATGAAATGACTATTTTTGAAGAGCATCTGGACATGGCAATACGCCTGAACCAGCTTGTCCTGATTCACACCCCCCATCTGGAAGACAAGCTGAAAGGGACCAGAATGATTCTTTCCGCCCTGAAAAACCGTCCGGAGCTGGACCCCGGCCGGGTGCTGGTGGACCATTGCGAGGAGCACACCTTCCCGCTGGTGAAGGAGGCCGGCTACTGGGCCGGGCTGACCCTTTACCCCACCAGCAAGCTGAACCCCAAGCGGGCGGCGGATATTCTGGAGCTGTACGGAATGGATCGCGTCTGGGCCAATTCCGCGGCGGACTGGGGAGATTCCGACCCCCTGGCGCTTACGGCCCTGGCCTGCGAGCTTTACAAGCGCGGTTTTTCCCGGCAGGAGGCGGAGAAGCTTCTTTTAGGCAATCCGGAGGCGTTCATGGGACAGTCCCCGAAGTTCCGGAAGGTATCGTCCGTCTAG
- a CDS encoding succinate dehydrogenase/fumarate reductase iron-sulfur subunit, translating to MAKTLNLTLKVWRQENREAKGRIETYAAKDIPVDASFLEMLDIVNEGLVKEGKEPIHFDHDCREGICGMCSLTINGIPHGPERQVTTCQLHMRKFKDGDTVWIEPFRAKAFPILRDLMVDRSALDRIIASGGYIDVRTGSAPNANNIAVEKVKAEAAFDAAACIGCGACVASCKNASAMLFTSAKIAHLNLLPQGQPERTKRVLAMMKQMEAEGFGNCTNQYECEAACPKGISVDNIARLNRDFIVANTKEGLAY from the coding sequence ATGGCTAAAACACTCAATCTCACTCTCAAGGTCTGGCGCCAGGAAAACCGGGAAGCCAAGGGCCGCATTGAGACCTATGCCGCCAAGGACATTCCGGTGGACGCCTCCTTCCTGGAAATGCTGGACATCGTCAATGAAGGCCTGGTCAAGGAAGGCAAGGAACCCATCCACTTTGACCACGACTGCCGGGAAGGCATCTGCGGCATGTGCTCCCTGACCATCAACGGCATTCCCCACGGCCCGGAACGCCAGGTAACCACCTGCCAGCTTCACATGCGCAAGTTCAAGGACGGCGATACCGTCTGGATCGAACCCTTCCGCGCGAAAGCCTTCCCGATCCTGCGGGACCTGATGGTGGACCGCTCCGCCCTGGACCGCATTATCGCCTCCGGCGGCTACATCGACGTGCGCACCGGCTCCGCGCCGAATGCCAACAACATCGCCGTGGAAAAAGTGAAGGCGGAAGCCGCCTTTGATGCCGCCGCCTGCATCGGCTGCGGCGCCTGCGTGGCCTCCTGCAAAAACGCCTCTGCCATGCTGTTCACGTCCGCCAAGATCGCCCACCTCAATCTGCTCCCGCAGGGCCAGCCGGAACGCACCAAGCGCGTCCTGGCCATGATGAAGCAGATGGAAGCGGAAGGCTTCGGCAACTGTACGAACCAGTATGAATGTGAAGCCGCCTGCCCGAAGGGCATCAGCGTGGACAACATTGCCCGCCTCAACCGCGACTTTATCGTGGCCAACACCAAGGAAGGCCTCGCCTACTAA
- a CDS encoding fumarate reductase/succinate dehydrogenase flavoprotein subunit yields MINFPVSDWMPDAKIPSGPIQDKWSKYKLESKLINPNNKRKYTVLVVGSGLAGASAAATLAELGYNVKCFCYQDSPRRAHSIAAQGGINAAKNYQNDGDSVYRLFYDTVKGGDFRAREANVYRLAEVSSNIIDQCVAQGVPFGREYGGLLDNRSFGGAQLKRTFYARGQTGQQLLLGAYQALEKEVAKGHIEMFSRHEMMDLVLVDGEARGIVTRNLITGEIQSYAGDTVLLCTGGYGNVFFLSTNAMGCNVTAAYKAYKRGAFFANPCFTQIHPTCIPVKGDYQSKLTLMSESLRNSGRIWVPKSRETAEKIRKKEIKPSDVPEEERDYYLERKYPSFGNLAPRDISSRAAKEACDDGRGVAITGKGVFLDFADEIKRMGREWIDGQYGNLFDMYEEITDDDPHETPMMIYPASHYTMGGLWVDYNLMSNVKGLHVLGEANFSDHGANRLGASALMQGLSDGYFVIPATLPAYLTTIKPGSVTTASPEFKAAEDEVKERINKLLNVKGTKTVDSFHRELGLIMWEDCGMARTEESLMNAIERIPQLRKEFWENVRVTGTADGINAELEKACRVADFLEFAQLLCYDALNRQESCGAHFRVEYQLPDGEAKRNDEEYAYVAAWEYTGVDSLPILHKEPLTFENVHLAIRSYK; encoded by the coding sequence ATGATTAATTTTCCCGTAAGCGACTGGATGCCGGATGCCAAGATTCCTTCCGGCCCGATTCAGGACAAATGGTCCAAGTACAAGCTTGAGTCCAAACTGATCAACCCGAACAACAAGCGCAAGTACACCGTGCTCGTGGTAGGGTCCGGCCTGGCCGGCGCCTCCGCCGCCGCCACGCTTGCCGAGCTTGGCTACAACGTCAAGTGCTTCTGCTACCAGGACAGCCCCCGCCGCGCCCACTCCATTGCGGCCCAGGGCGGCATCAACGCGGCCAAGAACTACCAGAACGACGGCGACTCCGTCTACCGCCTGTTCTATGACACCGTGAAGGGCGGCGACTTCCGCGCCCGTGAAGCCAACGTCTACCGCCTGGCGGAAGTTTCCTCCAACATCATTGACCAGTGCGTGGCCCAGGGCGTTCCCTTCGGCCGTGAATACGGCGGCCTGCTGGACAACCGCTCCTTCGGCGGCGCCCAGCTCAAGCGCACCTTCTACGCACGCGGCCAGACGGGCCAGCAGCTCCTGCTGGGCGCCTACCAGGCCCTGGAAAAGGAAGTGGCCAAGGGACACATTGAAATGTTCTCCCGCCATGAAATGATGGACCTGGTGCTGGTGGACGGCGAAGCCAGGGGCATCGTCACCCGCAACCTGATCACCGGTGAAATCCAGTCCTACGCAGGGGACACCGTCCTGCTCTGCACGGGCGGCTACGGCAACGTCTTCTTCCTGTCCACCAACGCGATGGGCTGCAACGTCACCGCCGCCTACAAGGCCTACAAGCGCGGCGCCTTCTTCGCCAACCCCTGCTTCACGCAGATTCACCCCACCTGCATTCCGGTCAAGGGCGACTACCAGTCCAAGCTGACGCTGATGTCGGAATCCCTCCGCAACAGCGGCCGCATCTGGGTGCCCAAGTCCCGTGAAACCGCGGAAAAAATCCGCAAGAAGGAAATCAAGCCTTCCGACGTTCCCGAAGAAGAACGCGATTACTACCTGGAACGCAAGTACCCCTCCTTCGGCAACCTGGCTCCGCGCGACATCTCCTCCCGCGCCGCCAAGGAAGCCTGCGACGACGGCCGCGGCGTAGCCATCACCGGCAAGGGCGTCTTCCTGGACTTTGCGGATGAAATCAAGCGCATGGGCCGCGAATGGATTGACGGCCAGTACGGCAACCTGTTCGACATGTACGAGGAAATCACAGACGACGATCCCCATGAAACGCCCATGATGATCTATCCCGCCTCCCACTACACGATGGGCGGCCTGTGGGTGGACTACAACCTCATGTCCAACGTGAAGGGGCTGCACGTCCTCGGTGAAGCCAACTTCTCCGACCACGGCGCCAACCGCCTGGGCGCTTCCGCCCTGATGCAGGGCCTGTCCGACGGCTACTTCGTCATTCCCGCCACGCTGCCCGCCTACCTCACGACCATCAAGCCCGGCTCCGTCACCACCGCCTCCCCGGAATTCAAGGCCGCGGAAGACGAAGTGAAGGAACGCATCAACAAGCTCCTGAACGTGAAGGGCACCAAGACGGTGGACTCCTTCCACCGGGAACTGGGCCTCATCATGTGGGAAGACTGCGGCATGGCCCGTACGGAAGAAAGCCTCATGAACGCCATCGAACGCATTCCCCAGCTCCGCAAGGAATTCTGGGAAAACGTGCGTGTGACCGGAACGGCGGACGGCATCAATGCGGAACTGGAAAAAGCCTGCCGCGTGGCGGACTTCCTGGAATTCGCCCAGCTGCTCTGCTATGACGCCCTGAACCGCCAGGAATCCTGCGGCGCCCACTTCCGCGTGGAATACCAGCTGCCGGACGGCGAAGCCAAGCGCAACGACGAAGAATACGCCTACGTGGCCGCCTGGGAATACACCGGCGTGGACAGCCTGCCCATTCTTCACAAGGAACCGCTGACCTTCGAGAACGTGCACCTTGCCATCCGCAGCTACAAGTAA
- a CDS encoding LysM peptidoglycan-binding domain-containing protein: MTSSARVFFSLLAAACCAQGVFADGENYSLWPRRPEALAEARRLMDRGSLPQALELLQPLVEQGGVVGREAKDLIGSLRIRQLLDPNGPDVKKYTVRRGDSWIRMVRKLDCSQAMVMHLNGLMDIPVLHAGDVLKYRPLDFHVVVNVPEKEVCLYDGTNFVKGYPILSMKDGGKKNLETSVKDEQAPVSIYSKQFPSADKTLVLAAGGYVIDVSRGAPRSPGFYLSRQDCNELAMLTRAGTKVTILREKGAAQ; the protein is encoded by the coding sequence TTGACTTCAAGCGCAAGGGTCTTCTTTAGCCTTCTGGCGGCGGCCTGCTGCGCCCAGGGAGTTTTTGCGGACGGGGAGAACTATTCCCTCTGGCCGCGCCGTCCGGAAGCCCTGGCGGAAGCCCGGCGCCTGATGGACCGGGGGAGCCTGCCGCAGGCTCTGGAGCTGTTGCAGCCCCTGGTGGAGCAGGGCGGCGTGGTGGGGAGGGAAGCGAAGGATCTCATCGGCAGCCTGCGCATCCGGCAATTGCTGGACCCCAACGGGCCGGATGTGAAGAAATACACCGTACGGAGAGGGGATTCCTGGATACGCATGGTCAGGAAGCTGGACTGCTCCCAGGCCATGGTGATGCACCTCAACGGCCTGATGGACATTCCCGTTCTGCATGCGGGGGATGTGCTCAAGTACCGTCCCCTGGATTTTCATGTAGTGGTGAACGTGCCGGAGAAGGAAGTCTGCCTGTACGACGGGACGAATTTTGTGAAGGGCTATCCCATTCTCTCCATGAAGGACGGAGGAAAAAAGAATTTGGAGACGTCCGTCAAGGACGAGCAGGCCCCTGTTTCCATTTACAGCAAGCAGTTTCCCTCTGCGGACAAAACGCTGGTGCTGGCGGCGGGGGGCTATGTCATTGACGTTTCCCGCGGAGCTCCCCGTTCACCGGGCTTTTATTTGAGCCGGCAGGACTGCAATGAGCTGGCCATGCTGACCCGTGCGGGCACGAAGGTGACCATTCTGAGGGAGAAGGGAGCGGCGCAGTGA
- a CDS encoding YkvA family protein, whose amino-acid sequence MNLQKQQLLLRLFRYFKSKKGEPRFFNKRNIWLLAIAAAYILTPDEFLFDGIGKLGLLDDAAVILGAVFTVFFPDGD is encoded by the coding sequence ATGAATCTCCAGAAACAGCAATTGCTCCTGCGCCTTTTCCGGTATTTCAAAAGCAAAAAAGGAGAACCGCGGTTTTTCAACAAGCGGAATATATGGCTGCTCGCCATTGCCGCCGCCTACATCCTGACTCCTGACGAATTCCTGTTTGACGGAATCGGCAAGCTGGGTCTCCTGGATGACGCCGCAGTCATCCTGGGAGCCGTCTTCACCGTCTTTTTTCCGGACGGGGACTAG
- a CDS encoding formylglycine-generating enzyme family protein, with the protein MRGIFLVSCFLGGSALLAGCRDDGSPRPATEDAARITGARQWGESRSALQKRELDRAAGPALPIPDDLPARELVGTTRQIHQLIEASGIPSRFESYTEAVPAAGASLRMAAIPGGTFLMGSPAEEPGRKPDEGPRHEVNVSPFWISETEIPWELYTAFMENGRPRAKDGQLLEEQPDDELWDSVTQPTAPYTAMNLGMGHGYEHGLPAISMSHHAASKFCEWLSAQTGHYYRLPTEAEWEYACRAGNPGAYSYGNGEEALDQYAWYWDNSNDRYQKTGSKKPNKWGLRDMHGNVAEWVLDSYLPDAYGKRDGQPAKDPLVIAPKAPHVVRGGSWEDDPDRLRSAARRASSPAWNRQDPQNPKSIWYLTDGGMIGFRVVRPMNIPDVITMHRLWNFSKGEP; encoded by the coding sequence ATGCGCGGCATTTTCCTTGTTTCCTGCTTTCTGGGAGGAAGCGCCCTGCTGGCCGGGTGCCGGGACGACGGCTCCCCCCGCCCGGCCACGGAGGATGCCGCGCGCATTACCGGCGCGCGCCAGTGGGGAGAGAGCCGCTCCGCACTGCAAAAACGGGAGCTGGACCGCGCCGCCGGACCCGCCCTCCCTATTCCGGACGATCTGCCCGCCAGGGAGCTGGTCGGCACCACACGCCAAATCCACCAGCTCATTGAAGCTTCCGGGATCCCCTCACGTTTTGAATCCTATACGGAAGCGGTGCCCGCAGCGGGGGCATCCCTGCGCATGGCCGCCATTCCCGGCGGAACCTTTCTCATGGGGAGCCCTGCGGAGGAGCCGGGCCGCAAGCCGGACGAAGGCCCGCGGCATGAAGTGAACGTCTCTCCGTTCTGGATCTCGGAAACGGAAATTCCCTGGGAGCTCTATACGGCCTTCATGGAAAATGGACGTCCGCGCGCCAAGGACGGCCAGCTTCTGGAGGAACAGCCGGACGATGAACTGTGGGACTCCGTCACGCAGCCCACAGCCCCCTACACCGCCATGAACCTGGGCATGGGCCACGGCTATGAACACGGCCTGCCGGCCATCTCCATGTCCCATCACGCCGCCAGCAAATTCTGCGAATGGCTGAGCGCCCAGACCGGGCATTACTACCGCCTGCCGACGGAAGCGGAATGGGAATACGCCTGCCGTGCCGGGAACCCCGGAGCCTACTCTTACGGAAACGGGGAGGAAGCCCTGGACCAGTACGCCTGGTACTGGGACAATTCCAACGACCGCTACCAAAAAACAGGCTCCAAAAAGCCGAATAAGTGGGGCCTCCGGGACATGCACGGAAACGTGGCGGAATGGGTTCTGGATTCCTACCTTCCGGATGCCTACGGCAAGCGGGACGGCCAGCCCGCCAAAGACCCCCTGGTCATCGCGCCCAAGGCTCCCCACGTCGTTCGCGGCGGCTCCTGGGAAGACGATCCGGACCGCCTGCGGAGCGCCGCGCGCCGCGCCAGCTCCCCCGCCTGGAACCGGCAGGATCCCCAGAACCCCAAAAGCATCTGGTACCTGACGGACGGCGGCATGATCGGCTTCCGCGTGGTACGCCCCATGAACATTCCGGACGTCATCACCATGCACCGCCTCTGGAACTTCTCCAAGGGGGAGCCGTGA
- a CDS encoding succinate dehydrogenase cytochrome b subunit: MNALVKTICTFVTSSIGRKIIVALTGLCLVLFLAGHLAGNLLIFGGPEWINTYAHGLHSMPEAALWGIRAGLAVIFIIHIWLTIQLKLENHAAREPYVFKNTIKATLSSRYMIYTGLTILVFLIYHLYQYTLRVGYDPAQYTAFISDGKVETFDVYKMIVAGFSNVWCSAFYILAILMLFSHLRHGVQSIFQTVGADSRKIRPFYNFVAIAYGAVICLGFISVPVSVLLGIIK; encoded by the coding sequence ATGAATGCACTAGTAAAAACCATATGTACATTCGTGACATCCTCCATCGGCCGCAAAATCATTGTGGCTCTGACGGGGTTATGTTTGGTCTTGTTCCTCGCGGGACACCTGGCAGGCAACCTTCTTATCTTCGGAGGCCCTGAATGGATCAACACCTACGCCCACGGCCTGCACTCCATGCCGGAAGCAGCCCTCTGGGGCATCCGCGCGGGGCTTGCGGTGATCTTCATCATCCACATCTGGCTGACCATCCAGCTGAAGCTGGAAAACCACGCCGCCCGCGAACCCTACGTGTTCAAGAACACGATCAAGGCAACGCTCTCCTCCCGCTACATGATCTACACCGGCCTGACTATCCTGGTGTTCCTGATCTACCATCTGTACCAGTACACCCTGCGCGTGGGTTACGATCCCGCCCAGTACACCGCCTTCATTTCCGACGGCAAGGTGGAAACCTTTGACGTGTACAAGATGATCGTGGCCGGATTCTCCAACGTATGGTGCTCCGCCTTCTACATCCTGGCCATCCTGATGCTGTTCAGCCACCTGCGCCACGGCGTGCAGTCCATCTTCCAGACGGTGGGCGCTGATTCCCGCAAAATCCGGCCCTTCTACAACTTTGTCGCCATCGCCTACGGCGCAGTGATCTGCCTGGGCTTCATTTCCGTGCCGGTCTCGGTTCTTCTGGGTATCATCAAATAA
- a CDS encoding GNAT family N-acetyltransferase encodes MTIKLRTEQPADYAETEHVTREAFWNHYSPGCNEHYLLHIMRGSPSFIPELDVVAVHGGRIVGNIVYAKSVIRTDDGKECEVLGMGPISVLPEYQRRGIGRQMIEHTKMKAREMGFRAILLYGDPDYYSRHGFVAAETLGIRTADDMYAAALQVCELQEEALSSMKGRYVEAAVYDLDEKCAAEFDLHFPAKEMVSGTPSQKRFEKIAAMRRKADTGT; translated from the coding sequence ATGACCATCAAATTAAGAACGGAACAGCCCGCAGACTATGCCGAAACGGAACATGTCACGCGGGAAGCGTTCTGGAACCATTATTCCCCCGGCTGCAATGAGCATTACCTGCTCCATATCATGCGCGGCAGCCCCTCCTTCATCCCGGAACTGGATGTGGTCGCCGTCCACGGCGGCCGCATTGTCGGGAACATCGTTTATGCAAAATCCGTCATCAGGACAGATGACGGGAAGGAATGCGAGGTGCTGGGCATGGGGCCCATTTCCGTTCTTCCGGAATACCAGCGCCGGGGAATTGGACGGCAAATGATCGAACATACCAAAATGAAGGCCCGTGAAATGGGGTTCCGGGCCATTCTGCTGTACGGCGACCCGGACTACTATTCACGCCACGGGTTCGTGGCCGCGGAAACGCTGGGCATCAGAACGGCGGATGACATGTACGCGGCAGCCCTCCAGGTCTGCGAACTGCAGGAAGAGGCCTTATCCAGCATGAAAGGCCGTTACGTGGAAGCTGCCGTGTATGATCTTGATGAAAAGTGCGCCGCCGAATTTGACCTGCATTTTCCGGCAAAGGAGATGGTCTCCGGAACTCCGTCGCAAAAGCGCTTTGAGAAAATTGCCGCCATGCGGAGAAAAGCGGATACGGGAACCTGA
- a CDS encoding PEP-CTERM sorting domain-containing protein has protein sequence MKKTLTILAALGTFAVSSEAATVFNYYTPGADNYNSTIHGFYLGLDSSALAPVSGSGSPASLSGDIRLDSFTLRGPSGNTGANVTYGFLVLNASDNSVIGLSTNMGTSGNGVNLTFNFSAVDGSSLILDAGTTYRYLTVSQAVMDMINGDTSKTYLYAAGGTGAPTSSTDGDTVTISNGLTAPGIRGHHDSAGAPDDSIVITGANGTNTFAQLSPIFTEIRGEVVPEPATATLSLLGLAALMMRRRRA, from the coding sequence ATGAAGAAAACACTAACAATTTTAGCCGCACTTGGAACCTTCGCCGTTTCCTCAGAAGCCGCGACTGTTTTTAATTATTACACTCCTGGAGCAGACAATTACAACAGCACCATTCATGGGTTCTATCTGGGGCTGGATTCTTCCGCCCTGGCCCCCGTCTCTGGTTCCGGCTCTCCCGCCTCCCTGTCCGGAGATATCCGGCTGGACAGTTTTACTCTGCGCGGGCCCAGCGGCAATACGGGCGCTAACGTCACTTACGGTTTTCTGGTGCTGAACGCTTCCGATAATTCGGTCATCGGCCTGAGCACCAATATGGGAACCTCCGGCAACGGGGTCAATCTGACGTTCAATTTCTCAGCCGTGGATGGTTCTTCCCTGATTCTTGACGCCGGCACGACGTACCGTTACCTGACCGTGAGCCAGGCCGTGATGGACATGATCAATGGAGATACGTCAAAAACGTACTTGTATGCTGCGGGAGGGACAGGCGCGCCTACTTCTTCCACGGATGGAGATACGGTAACCATCAGCAACGGATTGACTGCTCCCGGCATTCGCGGCCATCATGACAGCGCGGGAGCGCCCGATGATTCCATTGTCATTACAGGAGCCAATGGAACCAATACCTTCGCTCAATTATCCCCCATTTTTACGGAGATCCGCGGGGAAGTGGTTCCGGAACCCGCTACGGCCACGCTGAGCCTGCTGGGGCTGGCTGCCCTGATGATGCGCCGCCGCAGGGCCTGA
- the fabG gene encoding 3-oxoacyl-[acyl-carrier-protein] reductase yields the protein MQKLAGKTAIVTGAGRGIGNAIARRFASEGAKVILISRSPSSCGGAAEEINKEFPDSCKAYPCDVADYAAVQETVSAILKDFPQIDILVNNAGITRDSLMLRMKEEDWDAVMDTNLKSAFNTVKALQRVLMKSPAGRIINMSSVIGLVGNIGQANYAASKAGLIGFTKSLALEFAPRKVTCNAIAPGFISTEMSNAIPDNLKEEIVKKIPLKEQGSVEDIAALTAFLASDDARYITGQVIACDGGMTM from the coding sequence ATGCAAAAGTTAGCAGGTAAAACAGCCATCGTTACCGGGGCAGGCCGCGGCATCGGCAATGCCATCGCCCGCCGCTTCGCTTCAGAAGGAGCCAAAGTCATCCTGATCAGCCGCAGCCCGTCAAGCTGTGGAGGAGCCGCAGAAGAGATTAACAAGGAATTCCCGGACTCCTGCAAGGCCTATCCCTGCGACGTGGCGGATTACGCCGCCGTTCAGGAAACCGTCTCCGCCATCCTGAAGGACTTTCCGCAGATCGACATTCTGGTGAACAACGCCGGCATTACCCGTGACTCCCTGATGCTTCGCATGAAGGAGGAAGACTGGGACGCCGTCATGGATACCAACCTGAAAAGCGCGTTCAATACGGTGAAAGCCCTGCAGCGCGTGCTGATGAAGTCCCCTGCCGGACGCATCATTAACATGAGTTCCGTCATCGGCCTCGTGGGCAACATCGGGCAGGCCAACTACGCCGCCTCCAAGGCGGGCCTCATCGGTTTCACCAAATCCCTGGCCCTGGAATTCGCCCCGCGCAAGGTGACGTGCAACGCCATTGCCCCCGGCTTCATTTCCACGGAAATGTCCAACGCCATTCCGGACAACCTCAAGGAAGAAATCGTCAAGAAAATTCCCCTGAAGGAACAGGGCTCCGTGGAAGACATCGCCGCCCTGACGGCCTTCCTCGCCTCTGACGATGCCCGTTACATCACCGGACAGGTCATCGCCTGTGACGGGGGCATGACGATGTAA
- a CDS encoding acyl carrier protein, with the protein MSDNSIEEKVRSIIVEQLGVESDKVTADAKFIEDLGADSLDTVELVMAFEENFDIEVPDEEAEKLQSVADVVAYIEKVQG; encoded by the coding sequence ATGTCTGACAACAGCATCGAAGAAAAAGTAAGAAGTATCATCGTTGAGCAACTTGGCGTTGAATCCGATAAAGTGACTGCTGATGCGAAATTCATCGAGGATCTCGGTGCTGATTCGCTGGATACCGTTGAACTCGTGATGGCTTTCGAAGAAAACTTTGACATCGAAGTACCCGACGAAGAAGCTGAAAAGCTTCAGTCCGTTGCCGATGTCGTTGCTTACATCGAAAAGGTTCAGGGTTAA
- the dtd gene encoding D-aminoacyl-tRNA deacylase: protein MRLVIQRVTEAAVHIGGVCAGSTGPGLMILAGIEEADTEEDVRWLAKKAADMRIFSDAEGKMNLSVKEMGGSALVVSQFTLHASTRKGNRPSFIRAARPEQAVPLYELFKRELASLLEGRVESGEFGADMQVSLVNDGPVTIFMDSRNRE from the coding sequence GTGAGGCTGGTCATTCAACGCGTCACGGAGGCTGCCGTGCACATCGGCGGCGTCTGTGCGGGAAGCACGGGTCCGGGACTGATGATTCTGGCGGGCATTGAAGAGGCGGATACGGAAGAGGATGTGCGCTGGCTTGCCAAAAAGGCGGCGGACATGCGTATTTTTTCCGATGCGGAGGGGAAGATGAATCTTTCCGTGAAGGAAATGGGGGGGAGTGCCCTGGTGGTGAGCCAGTTTACGCTGCACGCCTCCACCAGGAAGGGCAACAGGCCCTCCTTCATCCGCGCCGCAAGGCCGGAGCAGGCCGTTCCCCTGTATGAACTGTTCAAGAGGGAACTGGCGTCCTTGCTGGAAGGCAGGGTGGAAAGCGGCGAATTCGGCGCGGATATGCAGGTTTCCCTGGTCAACGACGGTCCGGTGACCATTTTCATGGATTCCCGTAACAGGGAGTGA
- a CDS encoding PEP-CTERM sorting domain-containing protein: MKKILSALMLAAGMSLSATAATTLLDSSIVGYSDFTSRLADFGTRKDSVAITTDGGNLVLSGTTFSQPVSGGSTRNNMTVTMVLDLSKINTPEAYTALFNAKGGSTSWGAGLNTDRTLQGLWNNAAYSGGPTTSALGTEGTLTISVVTGEFGTRIYLGDSATYHTASGLKFGGVDITQILIDAGLADAVEQLYVHDSALSQEQIGQLMSEIASVPEPATATLGLLGLAALMMRRRRA; encoded by the coding sequence ATGAAGAAAATACTATCCGCCTTAATGCTTGCAGCCGGCATGAGCCTGAGCGCCACCGCGGCGACCACGCTTCTGGACAGTTCCATCGTAGGGTATTCCGACTTCACCTCCCGTCTGGCGGATTTCGGCACCCGGAAGGATTCCGTTGCCATCACGACCGATGGCGGCAATCTGGTGTTGTCCGGCACGACCTTTAGCCAGCCCGTTTCCGGGGGAAGCACGCGCAACAACATGACCGTGACCATGGTTCTGGATCTGTCCAAAATCAACACTCCGGAAGCCTATACCGCCCTGTTTAACGCCAAGGGAGGAAGTACCAGCTGGGGTGCGGGCCTGAATACGGACCGTACTCTCCAGGGATTATGGAACAATGCCGCATACAGCGGCGGCCCTACCACCTCCGCTCTGGGCACGGAAGGCACCCTGACCATTTCCGTGGTCACCGGGGAATTCGGCACCCGCATCTACCTGGGCGACAGTGCCACGTACCATACTGCCAGCGGCCTGAAATTCGGCGGCGTGGATATCACCCAGATTCTGATTGACGCGGGACTGGCTGACGCTGTTGAACAGCTCTACGTTCATGACTCCGCTCTTTCCCAGGAGCAGATCGGCCAGTTGATGAGTGAAATCGCCAGCGTTCCGGAACCCGCAACGGCAACCCTGGGCCTGCTGGGACTGGCCGCGCTGATGATGCGCCGCCGCAGGGCATAA